From Trichoplusia ni isolate ovarian cell line Hi5 chromosome 11, tn1, whole genome shotgun sequence, the proteins below share one genomic window:
- the LOC113498750 gene encoding breast cancer type 2 susceptibility protein homolog, with protein sequence MTNAIESFEFELKKQSTKTPKTLYNSNKQQNTTIYKPQDVISSVSLQMKAIQVADSLKSGKCDKKLNQLKKSTFLSVNNLPAYEEVAKQTMKFDTQFATDTQLINVIEDAELIDAHAGMTEEFDSSFRQAETEDQRDIEEDSRRMKDAESANEALNVNRNDKIASLLQNSIKNDTGIKNDDRVTAMEFKNDVLIIRNKRKLDTDDDDLIDLFDKNDENKGFKHATDEHTQFEEYSQMLNQCIEIEDEDIERPLSPIFMQKSKPKSKPSTPLVVSLETFEKFEQIAMPIVESNDINTAKHVINSQILDNELLIKVNEVLPPDKEKLTNDVNLKFQIDETDDNGKEIKSLIVEDPDLDIQFLELDKEISEDLIKKAKTENTEILKDEILFSSDEEEFVQKSYQDLPFTCALATSFYNVKDMDETMFVGFQTASNKSIQVFTESFVQAKSLLSNVSERDDDITVTDLVNNCDGNVKSKDVKMDFIDKETELDLECNDDANDNKELCCEEKEVDLVCTNDATKCEGHRNIDFNGKATRLDSACNDDDANMLDVQRKADLIDRETEIGLACNIQAVDNMDIDVVIERPVIITKHEIEIKSVSNSNFQGFKTASNKNIKLSEKALARCNKVFQNIDLNEDFGSQTEEIPKKENKNLINEIINKDEFETINEPETKIMKNHTNDIQSIDDVIIQEFENIEMSLEEDGGIRKVETENVVGIKNETDDNALEKYQDYVKDIDFDNDFTQVDTNDELSENITEIKTLNERTADAKTAEVIEITSIDTIIDNINSNKPSTSKSFIGFKTANHKNIKISKQALAKTKSIFKNIDSTEPKSLEKLNIEEYNTNMDKNNIFEGFKTASNRNIIITKEALAKTANIFKDLDSDIIIPEKYEKEDINENIELSAKQPSTSKEFLGFKTANNKKITISDAALAKTIDIFKEIDVDCKKDNNFNESSTDLPNFVGFKTANNKSIKISETALVKTKNIFKNLDTEDFDFPSKNNEESLKSQKGLTNKFSNDKKKIKKPYPVEDLDRNKDLNKSLQTIDFNESFTNKARFVGFKTANNKNINISETSIAKTKNIFKDIDDNVASSKTEEEINKNVANVEIFEEIDDVPPPLGFIGFKTGHNKEIKVLKAALAKTKNIFKDLNQIKENKSEKDYYPTIIKDVLEANTKINYNEVKSIENTVKEISIPKFQGFTTASNKKVKISEEALIKSKNIFKDTDQYEIKIKEKDDYPTIEKDRENKRKDSPLSFQGFTTASNKKVKISKQALLKSKNIFKDIESDPNTDVINDPTDKYEHEDREIAKGIENPPKFQGFTTASNRKVNISKEALLKTKKIFKDIDNDPNTDFNNDLTNKFEKDGERVTKNDLSDGIDIKNSRSSPIFEGFKTASKKTVSVSKEAIAKSKELFLEIKEPEFLGFKTASNNKVKISEKALKETRKIFDDEILSFKFDKKHHLIEDFSAEMKIQDNDSTKFIKKRNLDIGVKENTDNGAIRNKRCFSEIDTSEINKEKIIVNEILDTQILNDFEESLHTEDFNKTAVTSKRSGSPILSCPKAKKRKKFVTPYSQKQPKCFKTVEKINKNVTGINFTEDYKKNKCFTLKDLQKLKQTNSVTTDPYILKFNFENLLKFEFINERNNLTDSKLNLHLFKDLFTNSVNNKLIPNGWLDNHFKLILWKLISYEVKFNLKFNARNVMDQLKFRYDKELYNAQRPVLRKILEKDDVPSKTMVLCVAGVYVDGVSVASASTTNLELLLTDGWYCIMSTPDKMLAQLVCDGKITVGTKIVTNGAELVNCEQGVSPWEDTSAVRLKIFGNSTRRARWDARLGYHGNGAILSQLSAVKLDGGKVSKLMVFVTRVYPAMYVEKFEDGSTVTRSERLEHLHQMKTEAERQGIMEKLYEEVEKEFADQESQDSEGYTDSCNRTCLDSGSQIAKLMKNSRDPAEFRAHLTSSQTRLLEAHTTKRREHLLEDIQKRIRKKMETAGVNVNRNVVTLLKIRVAGVEDREKIVVTKGMMSIWKPTEEVQEIIKEGAWIDIMNVVPTAVRYSEIQISAGRQSIFSASKYKDVEKIKPYTSLLKRKCYTIKDLAQNPAMATDYNEIDTVGMIFQIDPSISDFDSTKQPFQNVYLADFDKNIICINFWGGLKKFGFHNVLDTGQIVSCVNLQKRAGNTRKTIPHFRVTEFSYFTKTPKSENARTIVDDLNKMFLSLDRRKFCEQCIEIKNNYSSNKNNAENISPYRFNNSDYNQSRNKIFIDSPLARPKTDDNFNLTGLDFESTFRQTDTQNLSEEVLIRKRKVNEKIAKLKMYGEPPPLTNLHIINKSKSASNSYKSPLLTKNNQSKTTHELSNSKSDSCVNVANEKNSPENVGDSPVILNRTYVKSIDPVKIDFDVKDDSHVDHFADDFDGSPPLSLD encoded by the exons atgacAAACGCTATAGAGAGTTTtgagtttgaattaaaaaaacaaagtacaaaAACTCCTAAAACTTTATATAATAGCAATAAGCAGCAAAATACGACTATATATAAGCCTCAAGATGTGATATCGAGTGTTTCATTACAAATGAAAGCCATACAAGTTGCGGATTCTTTAAAATCTGGTAAATGTGATAAAAAGTTGAACCAGTTAAAGAAATCGACGTTTTTAAGTGTTAATAACTTACCGGCGTACGAAGAG GTagcaaaacaaacaatgaaGTTTGACACCCAATTTGCAACAGACACACAACTGATAAATGTAATAGAAGACGCAGAATTGATTGACGCACATGCTGGTATGACAGAGGAATTTGATTCCTCATTCCGTCAGGCAGAGACAGAAGATCAAAGGGACATAGAAGAAGATAGTAGAAGAATGAAAGATGCTGAAAGTGCTAATGAAgcattaaatgtaaatagaaatgataaaattgcttcTTTGTTGCAAAATTCCATCAAAAATGACACAGGCATTAAAAACGATGACAGAGTTACAGCAATGGAATTCAAAAATGATGTTTTGATCATTAGAAATAAAAGGAAACTGGatacagatgatgatgatttgattgatttatttgacaagaatgatgaaaataaaggttttaaacATGCAACAGATGAACATACACAATTTGAAGAATACAGTCAAATGCTAAACCAATGTATAGAAATTGAAGACGAGGACATAGAAAGGCCACTTAGTCCAATATTTATGCAGAAAAGCAAACCAAAATCTAAACCGTCTACACCATTAGTAGTTAGTCTAGAAACATTTGAGAAATTTGAGCAAATAGCAATGCCGATCGTCGAATCAAATGACATAAATACTGCTAAACACGTAATTAATTCTCAAATTCTAGATAATGAGCTACTAATTAAAGTTAATGAGGTTTTACCACCAGATAAAGAAAAACTGACAAACGATGTAAAtcttaaatttcaaattgatgAAACAGATGATAATGGAAAAGAGATAAAATCTCTTATAGTCGAAGATCCAGACTTGGATATACAATTTCTAGAACTAGACAAAGAAATATCTGAGGATCTAATAAAGAAAGCCAAAACTGAgaatactgaaatattaaaagatgAAATACTATTTAGTTCTGATGAAGAGGAATTCGTTCAAAAATCCTACCAAGATCTACCATTTACGTGTGCTCTGGCAACATCGTTTTATAATGTCAAGGATATGGATGAGACAATGTTTGTGGGGTTTCAAACGGCTAGTAACAAGTCCATACAAGTCTTCACGGAATCTTTTGTTCAAGCCAAAAGCCTATTAAGCAATGTGAGTGAAAGGGACGACGATATAACTGTCACCGACTTAGTTAATAACTGTGATGGTAATGTCAAAAGTAAAGATGTAAAAATGGACTTTATTGATAAAGAAACAGAGCTTGATTTAGAATGCAATGATGATGCAAATGATAATAAAGAACTTTGCTGTGAAGAAAAAGAGGTTGATTTAGTTTGTACTAATGATGCAACTAAATGTGAAGGACATAGGAATATAGATTTTAATGGTAAAGCAACAAGGCTTGATTCAGCTTgcaatgatgatgatgcaaaTATGTTAGATGTGCAAAGGAAAGCAGACCTTATTGATAGAGAAACAGAAATTGGTTTAGCTTGTAATATACAAGCAGTTGATAATATGGATATAGATGTAGTAATAGAAAGACCggttattataacaaaacatgaaattgaaattaaatctgTGTCTAATAGTAATTTTCAAGGATTCAAAACGgctagcaataaaaatattaaactcagTGAGAAAGCTCTTGCAAGATGTAacaaagtatttcaaaatatagaTCTAAATGAAGATTTTGGATCACAAACTGAAGAAATaccgaaaaaagaaaataaaaacttaattaatgaaataattaataaagatgAGTTTGAAACCATTAATGAACCAGAaaccaaaataatgaaaaatcatACAAATGACATTCAAAGCATAGACGATGTTATAATCcaagaatttgaaaatattgaaatgtcgCTAGAAGAAGACGGAGGTATAAGAAAAGTTGAGACAGAGAATGTTGTtggtattaaaaatgaaacagatGATAATGCTTTAGAAAAATATCAAGATTACGTCAAAGATATCGATTTTGATAACGATTTTACTCAAGTTGATACTAATGATGAATTATCTGAAAATATTACTGAGATCAAAACACTTAACGAACGTACAGCAGACGCTAAAACAGCTGAGGTAATTGAAATAACTAGTATTGATACAATAATAgacaatataaattcaaataaaccaTCGACAAGTAAATCTTTCATTGGATTCAAAACAGctaatcacaaaaatataaaaatttcaaaacaagccttagctaaaacaaaaagtattttcaaaaatattgactCTACAGAACCAAAATcacttgaaaaattaaatatagaagaatataatactaatatggataaaaataatatttttgaaggtTTCAAAACTGCaagtaatagaaatattattatcaccAAAGAAGCTCTCGCTAAAACAGCCAATATATTTAAAGATCTAGATTCAGATATAATAATAcctgaaaaatatgaaaaagaggatataaatgaaaatatagaaTTGTCAGCTAAACAGCCATCGACTAGCAAAGAGTTTTTAGGttttaaaactgcaaataataaaaagattacCATATCTGATGCAGCTTTAGCTAAAACGATAGATATATTTAAGGAAATTGATGTTGATTGTAAAAAGGACAACA attttaatGAATCTTCTACTGATTTGCCTAATTTTGTCGGATTTAAAACGGCTAATAATAAGagtataaaaatatctgaaacaGCTTTAGTTAAAACgaagaatattttcaaaaatctagATACTGAAGATTTTGATTTTCCATCGAAAAATAATGAAGAATCTTTGAAAAGTCAAAAAGGACTTACTAACAAGTTttctaatgataaaaaaaaaattaaaaagccttATCCTGTAGAAGATCTAgatagaaataaagatttaaataaaagccttCAAACAATCGATTTCAATGAATCATTTACAAACAAAGCAAGATTCGTTGGCTTCAAAAcagctaataataaaaatatcaatatatcaGAAACTTCTATTgccaaaactaaaaacatatttaaagatATTGATGATAATGTTGCTAGTTCTAAAACAGAAGAGgagattaataaaaatgttgccAACGTTGAAATTTTCGAAGAAATTGATGATGTACCACCACCTTTAGGTTTTATTGGATTTAAAACTGGtcataataaagaaataaaagttttaaaagcagCGTtagctaaaactaaaaatatatttaaagacttaaatcaaattaaagaaaataaatccgAAAAAGATTATTATCCTACTATTATTAAAGATGTACTTGaagcaaatacaaaaattaattataatgaagtcAAAAGTATTGAAAATACGGTAAAAGAAATCTCGATTCCAAAATTCCAAGGTTTCACTACAGCCagtaataaaaaagtcaaaatcTCAGAAGAagcattaattaaaagtaaaaacattttcaaagatACAGATCAATATGAAATAAAGATCAAAGAAAAAGATGACTATCCTACTATAGAAAAAGATAGAGAAAATAAAAGGAAAGATAGTCCACTTAGTTTCCAAGGATTTACCACAGCGAGTAACAAAAAGGTAAAGATATCGAAACAAGCcttacttaaaagtaaaaatatatttaaagatattGAAAGTGATCCAAATACTGATGTTATTAATGATCCAACCGACAAATATGAACATGAAGATAGGGAAATAGCTAAAGGGATAGAAAACCCACCTAAATTCCAAGGATTTACCACAGCAAGTAATAGAAAGGTAAACATATCAAAAGAAGCcttactaaaaactaaaaaaatatttaaagatattgaTAATGATCCaaatacagattttaataaTGATCTAACTAACAAATTCGAAAAAGATGGTGAGAGAGTAactaaaaatgatttatctGATGGTATTGATATCAAAAATTCTAGATCCAGTCCTATTTTTGAAGGTTTCAAAACAGCAAGCAAGAAAACAGTTTCAGTATCAAAAGAAGCAATTGCAAAAAGCAAAGAGCTATTTCTAGAAATTAAAGAACCTGAATTTCTAGGTTTTAAAACTGCAAGTAATAATAAAGTGAAAATATCTGAAAAAGCGCTGAAAgaaactagaaaaatatttgatgatgaaattcttagttttaaatttgataaaaaacatcatttaattGAAGATTTTTCAGCCGAAATGAAAATACAAGATAATGATAGTactaagtttattaaaaaaagaaatttagatATAGGTGTTAAAGAAAATACAGATAATGGTGcaataagaaacaaaagatGTTTTTCAGAAATAGATACATCtgaaattaacaaagaaaagaTAATTGTTAACGAAATATTGGATACGCAAATACTAAATGACTTTGAAGAAAGCCTTCATACTGAAGATTTTAACAAGACGGCAGTTACATCAAAGAGATCTGGCAGCCCGATCTTATCTTGCCCTAAagctaaaaaaagaaagaaatttgTCACACCATATTCTCAAAAACaaccaaaatgttttaaaacagtcgagaaaattaataaaaatgtcacaGGAATTAATTTCACAGAggattataagaaaaataaatgttttactttaaaagatttacaaaaattaaaacaaacaaactctgtTACTACTGATCCTTATATACtaaaatttaactttgaaaatttattaaaattcgagtttataaatgaaagaaataatttaactgattcaaaattaaatttacatttattcaaagATCTATTTACAAATTCAGTTAATAATAAACTGATACCTAACGGTTGGTTAGATAACCATTTTAAGTTAATTCTCTGGAAGTTAATATCTTATGAGGTTAAATTTAACTTGAAGTTCAATGCAAGAAATGTTATGGATCAATTGAAATTCAGATATGATAAAGAGTTATATAATGCTCAGAGGCCGgttttaaggaaaattttggaaaaagatGATGTCCCATCTAAAACTATGGTGTTGTGTGTCGCTGGGGTCTATGTTGATGGAGTTAGCGTTGCCAG TGCATCAACAACGAATCTAGAACTTCTACTAACGGATGGCTGGTACTGCATCATGTCTACTCCGGACAAAATGTTAGCACAGTTGGTCTGTGATGGCAAAATCACTGTTGGGACTAAAATCGTCACCAACGGGGCCGAGTTGGTTAATTGTGAGCAAGGAGTCTCGCCTTGGGAG GATACATCAGCGGTCCGTCTAAAGATCTTCGGCAACTCGACCCGCCGCGCTCGCTGGGACGCCCGCCTCGGTTACCATGGCAACGGCGCCATCTTGTCGCAGCTGTCAGCTGTCAAACTGGATGGCGGGAAAGTGTCGAAGCTTATGGTTTTTGTGACCAGAGTCTATCCAGCTATGTACGTTGAGAAATTTGAAGATGGGAGTACTG TGACAAGATCAGAACGTTTAGAACATTTGCATCAGATGAAGACAGAAGCAGAAAGGCAGGGCATCATGGAGAAGTTATATGAAGAAGTGGAGAAGGAGTTCGCTGATCAG GAGTCGCAGGATTCCGAAGGCTATACAGATTCTTGCAATAGAACATGTCTGGACAGCGGCTCGCAAATCGCTAAACTGATGAAGAACAGCCGAGATCCAGCTGAATTCAga GCACACTTAACATCATCCCAAACCCGTCTCTTAGAAGCCCACACAACGAAACGCAGGGAACATCTTCTAGAAGATATACAGAAGAGAATTAGAAAGAAGATGGAGACAGCAGGTGTGAATGTAAACAGGAACGTGGTAACGTTGTTGAAGATAAGAGTGGCTGGTGTAGAAGATAGAGAGAAAATTGTTGTGACTAAAG gcATGATGTCAATATGGAAACCGACAGAGGAAGTACAAGAAATCATTAAAGAGGGCGCTTGGATCGATATTATGAACGTAGTACCCACAGCTGTTAG ATACTCCGAAATTCAAATATCAGCCGGCAGACAATCAATATTCAGTGCTTCAAAATACAAAGACGTAGAAAAAATTAAACCATACACAAGTCTACTTAAACGCAAATGTTACACCATAAAAGATCTAGCCCAAAACCCAGCCATGGCCACCGATTACAACGAAATCGATACCGTAGGCATGATATTTCAAATCGATCCATCGATTTCGGACTTCGATTCGACTAAACAACCCTtccaaaatgtttacttagctgattttgataaaaatataatctgtatAAATTTTTGGGGAGGACTAAAGAAATTTGGTTTCCATAATGTTTTGGATACCGGTCAAATCGTCTCCTGTGTGAATTTACAAAAACGGGCTGGCAACACTAGGAAAACTATACCGCATTTTCGCGTAACTGAGTTCTCGTATTTTACGAAGACGCCGAAAAGTGAAAATGCTAGAACAATAGttgatgatttaaataaaatgtttttatcactCGATCGAAGAAAATTCTGTGAGCAatgtatagaaattaaaaataactattccTCTAACAAAAATAATGCTGAAAATATATCCCCTTATAGATTTAATAATAGCGATTATAATCAgtctagaaataaaatatttatcgattCGCCTTTAGCTAGACCGAAAACGGATGACAATTTCAACCTAACCGGCCTTGATTTTGAGTCTACattcagacagacagacacacaaaaTCTATCAGAAGAAGTCTTAATTAGAAAGCGTAAAGTCAACGAAAAAAtagctaaattaaaaatgtatgggGAACCACCGCCATTGACCaatctacatattataaataaatcaaaaagtgCTTCGAATTCATATAAAAGTCctttattaactaaaaacaATCAATCTAAAACAACACACGAACTGTCAAACTCGAAATCTGACAGTTGTGTGAATGTTGCCAATGAGAAAAATTCTCCCGAAAATGTGGGAGATAGCCCAGTGATTTTGAATAGAACTTATGTAAAAAGTATAGATCCAgtcaaaattgattttgatgtGAAAGATGATAGTCATGTTGATCATTTTGCTGATGATTTCGATGGCAGTCCGCCTTTGAGTCTAGATTAA
- the LOC113498712 gene encoding enhancer of rudimentary homolog: MSHTILLVQPGPRPETRTYSDYESVNDCMEGVCKIYEEHLKRRNPNTPTITYDISQLFDFIDQLADLSCLVYQKSTNTYAPYNKDWIKEKIYVLLRQAAGQTD; encoded by the exons ATG TCTCATACAATTTTGTTGGTGCAACCGGGTCCGAGGCCAGAAACTAGGACTTATTCTGACTATGAGAGCGTCAACGATTGTATGGAGggtgtatgtaaaatatatgaAGAGCATTTAAAAAGACGGAACCCGAATACGCCGACAATAACTTACGATATCTCGCAATTATTCGATTTTATCGATCAG CTGGCCGATTTAAGTTGCCTAGTCTACCAGAAATCAACAAACACATACGCTCCATACAACAAAGACTGgattaaagagaaaatataCGTATTACTACGTCAGGCAGCAGGGCAAACCGATTAG